The sequence CACGACTCCAGGACTTCATCGAGCCCGCTCGCCAGATCCGCCATCGTTGCTCCCCGTAATGGTCGCAAGGGAGTTAACAGGCCTCGGCTTCCGCATCAACATCCACGAACGAAAAAGGCCCGGTGATGGGCCGGGCCTCTCCCCTCCGGAAACCGTTCGTTCATCGGCCGAAATCCCGGGTCGTCTCGAGCGCGTAGCCTACCAGAACGGTCATCCTCACCGCCCCGGGCGAGCGCACGAACGCGAAGTTGAGCGGCAGACTGACGCCGCCGTAGTTGATGCTCTTCCCGATCCCGATCACGAGCGCCGAGCCGGTCGGCGACAGGTTCGGGCCGAGGCCGAACTCGAAGCCGTTGGGCATCCGGATTCCCATGAGGAACGACGCGCTCGGTATCGCGGTGCGCTGCTCCACCGCGCCAACCAGGAACACCTCCTGGATCACGAACATGGGTCCGCCGCCTTGGGGCACCACCTGCTGCTCGAAGTGCCAGCCGAACTGGCTGAGGATCGGCTCGAGGTTGTTCGCCTGCAGCACTGAGTCGGCAGTCTTGCCGAAGGCGTAGGTGAGCCCTAGACGAGGGCCCGCCATCGAGCGGCGCTCGAGCACCGGCCGCTGGGCGCTCAGCGTCGCCGCGACCGTCACCAGCGCCACGCCTAGAATCCCGAACGTGCGCTTCATGGTTCTCCTCCCGGAACGTCGCGACGCGATTGCCGCGAACGGGAGGAATCATGCGCCCGGCCCGTCAAGGCAACGTCAACTGTCGCGGCTGCAAGCGAAACGGGGCGGCCCCAGAGGGACCGCCCCGCCATCACCCGACGCATGCAGGCTAATGCATGCGCATCGGGGCGATGCGCTCCTCCAGCTCCTCGACCGACAGCTCCAGATGGTCGGCGTTCTTGCCAGTCGCCTTCTTCACGGCCTTCTTCTGATTCGGCGTCAGCTTGATACGCACGGGCTGCTTCTTGTTGGACGGCATTGATTCCTCCGTTTAAGTGGTGGGTCACAGGCCAGCGATAGCCGAACCTGCCGATCGCCCGTGAAAACATCGTGATTTGAGGAGCGCTCCGTCGTAGCCGGCCTACTCCTTCAGCACCATGTCGATGCACATCACCGCCGCCAGGATGAGCGGCCGCACCGGGCCGTCCGCCGGCACCTTGTCGGCGATCTGGAGCACGTAGTTATCCGCGCTGGTGAAGAGCTCCTTGCCGAGGCCCACCCACTTCTTCGTCACGCGCGCCAGCTCCACCCCGTCCTGGGCGAAGGTGAACTCCCAACTAGTCCACTTGCCCTGGAGCGTGCAGACCACGCGCTGGTGCTCGTCCAGCACGTCGAACGAGCCGCCGATGCTGAACAGCTTCTGCTTGAACGCGCCGATCGGCTTCTCCCGCCCGTCCAGCACCTGGACCTTCGAGACGAACAGCGTGACGCCGCGCTTCACCTCGACGATGCGCTCGCCCTGGGGCGTGCGGACCTCGATGTCGAACGGCGTGTAGCGCTTGTAGTCCGTGAACCGGAGCAGCTTGGTGAAGATGCCGAGTTTCTCCTCGCGGCACTCCATGACCATCAGGCCGGTGGACGGGTCGTAGATGTCGTAGTTGTTCGCGGCCTTGAAGAGGCCGACGTGCTCCTTCACGAGGAAGGTATTGCTCGCCAGCACGCTGGTCGCCACGGGGCCTCCTCGTTGCGCGGTGATGGAACCGGTGGCCAATCATGGAGGGTCCCCGGCGCCTCGGCTAGACCCCGGGGGGTGGGACGCCAGAGGCCCGGCGAGCCGGGCCTCTGGCGTCGCCCGTGGTCGCGGGCCCGCATTTTCTTGGTTACCACTTTCCTTCCTCCCTCGGCAAATTGTGCCCCATGCATGCCGAAGAGTCTTACCGGGCCGGCCCTGCAGAGCGGCTAACGCTTCATGGCGCCCTGAGTGGCCCTGGTCCGGCCAGGTCGAAGGAGCCCCTCATGCCCCCCGTTCCGATCACCTCGAAGGGGCCCTCTGTGGCCCTGGTTCCGGCCGCGAGGGAGCCGTCGGCGGCCCTGGTCCCAGCCGGGTCCGTGGGGTCGGCTGCGCCGGCCTCCTCGGGCGCTCCGACCGGGTCTCGCGGTCCGGGCGAGAAGCTGCTCGTGAGGTTACGCCGGGCCATCCGCGCGCGGCAGTACAGTCCCCGAACGGAGGAGGCTTACGGGTTGTGGGTGAAGCGTTTCGTGCGCTTTAACGGCATGGCGCACCCCGCCTCGCTGGGGACGGAGGATGTCAGCCGTTTCCTGACCAGCCTGGCGGTCGAGGGGCAGGTGGCGCCGAGCACCCAGGGCCAGGCCACGGCGGCGCTGCTTTTCCTCTACCGGCGGGTGTTGGGCTGGAGAGTCGGGTGGCTCGAGGGCATCGTGCGGGCGAAGAAGGCGCATCACTTGCCCGTGGTGCTCACGCGGGGCGAGGTGAAGAGCCTGCTCGATCGCATGG is a genomic window of Gemmatimonadales bacterium containing:
- a CDS encoding phospholipid scramblase-related protein, with product MATSVLASNTFLVKEHVGLFKAANNYDIYDPSTGLMVMECREEKLGIFTKLLRFTDYKRYTPFDIEVRTPQGERIVEVKRGVTLFVSKVQVLDGREKPIGAFKQKLFSIGGSFDVLDEHQRVVCTLQGKWTSWEFTFAQDGVELARVTKKWVGLGKELFTSADNYVLQIADKVPADGPVRPLILAAVMCIDMVLKE